GACGGCCCGTCGTGCCGCCGCTGATGGGCGACGAAGGCGCACCCGCCTACTGGACCGTCTCCGCCGACCCCGCGGACCACACCCGCCGGGGCCTCTACGTGCTCCAGCGCCGCAACTTCCGCTTTCCCATGTTCGACGTCTTCGATTTGCCGGTCAACGCCGTCAGCGCCCCCTCCCGTGATACCACCAGCGTCGCCACCCAGGCCCTCTGGCTCCTGAACAACGCCACCGCCCAGCGACAGGCCCAGGCCTTCGCCGCACGGTTGACGGGAGAGATTGGCGGCCAGGTAGATCAGGCCTGGCGCATCGGATTGGGACGCCTGCCATCGGCCGAAGAAAAGGCCGAGGCCCTCGCCCTGCTGGCGTCGCTCGCACCGGGAAAGCCGCAAGACGCCCTCGCGCAATTGTGCCTTGCGGTGTTTAACCTGCAGGAATTTGCGTACGTGGATTGACCGGGCATTTGCGGCGCACAGGCCCTTGGTTATTCCCGCCCGAGGCCAAGCAGATTCAAGGTTGCGCTTCTTCACCGGCGAATTGCACGACACGTGACGGAAGTGGTTCAGGTTGGCGCCGCATGTATTCGGGTGGCCCGGGTGTTGACGCGCGCGTTGCCTCGGGCCGTTCGAAGACCCGTTGGGGCGGGAATGTCCACACTTCTCCAATTCGGGCCTTGTGTCCGTTGGTTCCGCATCCCGGCGAATGTTCGGGCGGGCCTTGCGGGGAGGGGCGTGGTGTGCTCGTCGCCGGGAGGCGTTGCGACAACGGAAGCCAACGCCGCGTGCTCCGGGTAGAGCTCGGGAAAGGCGGCGAAGACGACCTCCCAGGCGGCGGGAAGGTAGTCCGGCGCGGGGTCGTCCTGCGCGGCGGGTTCCGGGGCCGGCGCTTCCACCATCGGTACTTCGGCGGGCGGCGTTTCCACGGTTGGGGCCTCCGGGGTCGGGTCCTGCGGCGTTGCGATTTCGGGGGTAGCGATTTTGGAGGGAGACGGCTGTGCAGCGGGCGCATTGGATCTGAAGCGCAGGCTGCGGAGATTCTCCAGGGGCGTGGCCCGGGCGCGGCGCTCTTCCTCGGTCAGTTTGGGGATGTAGATTTTGGCGTTGTAGCGCGGGTCATAGGGGTAATTGACGGGCATGGTTTTTCCCTCCATTGGCATGAGTCCGGTTTTGGGGAGCGGCGATGGATCTCCCTCCATTAAGTAAGGCGCGGACGTTGCACTCGGTTTTGGGGAAGGTGTTGTGGGGTGGGGGGTTAGGAGGGATTGTGCCCAAAGGGGGTTGAGCATTCCTGCTCGACACAAGGCGACTTCTGAGGTCGCGTTTCGGTGTGCGCGTGGCACGGTCGCCGTATGGCACGATACGTCCTGTGAGCTTGCACGCCGTCGAGATTTCACGCCTGTTCGATAGTGTCGGGTCCGTCCTGAGATTTGCGATGGCATTATGTCGAGCAGGAATGCTCAACCCCCTTTTCGCTTGTACGCTCGCACGTGCGCTTCCAAGCGGCGCCTGGAAACGCGGGAACAGGGAACGTAGTATCCACGAGTAGGACAATCTCGTGGATGAACTGCGCTGCCCTTTCAGAGCACGCCCAAGGGACACTTCACACCGTTGCAATGAGCCGGGTTTGGGGAGCGATGATGAGAGTCTCTCTCTCAGTAGTGCGCGGACGTTGCAATATTTTTGGGAGGAAGGTGTTGTTGGGTGCCGGATATGGGGGGATTGGAAGGGTCCGCCGTCGGGTACGAGAAATTATAGATAGCGCGTGTATGGAGCGGGGGCTTTCCAGCCCCCAGTCCCGAGAAACGCAGTTGCACGCGCAGCGCATATGCGTTTCCATCGTACATTGAATTGAAAAAGGGGGCACGAATGCCCCCTCTCCATACTCTCGTCTGCATTTTTTCTCTCGCACCCAAGGTCTGCCTGGCGAGGCGCGGAGAGAACGGCGCACACCCCGAGGTCACTGGAACAGCGTTAAATCCCATGCGAAGCGGAGCGTCGGGGAATGCAGTTCCCGCCCCGGCGAATCTTCGACCAAGCAGAGCATGGGAGAAAGTTCTGCACCATCGGACAAGTGTACGAGGGATAGGATATGCTATAAATAGTCAATTCTATTCGCTCTTTCTCCCCAACCCAAAAGACGGGCACAAGGATCAAAAGTCGGTGATACCCAATATTTTCATCAGTTCGACAATCGCAGACCTACAACACTTGCGCGAAGCGTTAAAGGATACCGTAGAAGAGCTTGCTTATCGTCCAGTGCTCAGTGAATTTGGTGGCATCGGATATCTTCCTCAAGCATCCGCGGAGGACTCCTGTTATCTCGCAATGCGGGATTGCCAGATCGCCGTATTGATCGTGGGCAAGCGTTACGGCTCTGTCTCCGCGAACGGCCGTAGCGTAACTCACAACGAGTTTCTTACCTCTCGCGAGCAAACCATACCTGTTGTGTGCCTGGTGGATCGAGAAGTACTCACATACAAGAAGGTTTACGATGCAACTGAGGACAAGGCGCAGGTAGCAAACTTCCCCGGCATGGAATTACCGAACAAGACATTCTCGCTCATCCAAGAAATCATGGATGCCCCAGCGAACAATGCAATTCTGCCATTCGACTCTGTCGCTGACGCGAGGTCGCTACTCAAGACCCAGCTCGCACACGTGTTTGGCGACCTGCTTCGCTCAAAGTTCGACCCCGTTAAGGCGGAAATCAAAGATGTCCTCTCAGAAGTGATGACTTTGAGGCAAGAGATGAAGAATAAGGACATGGATCCGCAGCCTTTTCTCAGAGCTACGAGATTCTTGCTTGATGATTCCAATGATCAGTTGCGAAACTTCGTGGAAGGGATTAACGGAAGCGTCGAAGTCGCCGTTCCACTTCTTCTGCAATGTCCAACGTTCGAAGACTATCTTGCCAAGACCCTAACAGAGCTTGCGATAATCGAGAGTACAGAGCCATTCAGCAGGCTTAAAGTATCAAACGATTTAACCTGCGGGGCCGCATATGTTTTAGACGGAGGGGCAGCGGGGGAAACCAGGCTGGTGGCGCGTTGGAATCTACTGCGCGGCAAGCGGGCAGAAATGAACTCTGCCGCAAAACAGGATTTCGACTTCAAGTATGAGCGACTGCGGCTAGCGGCTGGAGTGTAGCTGTCCAAAATCGAGCTCGCACGGCAATTTGGCGTGTGTCGCTCAGAGTTCCTCCACCCTGGTAAACTCTCATAATACATGGACCAGTTTTCGGGGGGCAGGCCAAGGTCAATCCACACTACGGACGAGTTAAGTCGAGGAATGGAGATACCAACAACTTGAACTCCGAGTCAAACATGCACTTTCCAGTCGATTCGATTCGTTCAATCAAGTAGTCAAAACACTCGATTAGTCGCTCGTTAATTACACTCTCTTGGACTGTTTCAAGAATTGCCTTTGCATGAGATCTGCATGTTTGGATGCTGAGACGCGGTTGAATCTCATAGTGGGCGAGTGCGCTTATAACCAGCGCAGAGTACTTGTCGCCAAGTTTTGAGAGCATTTGGTCATAATATACCCTGCCCCTTGGTGAAACCCCACCGCAATATGAGACTCCATTACCAACGCGACATAACACAACCACCTTTACCAGTCTTTCAGCATTGATCGGTAGAATGTCGGATTGATCCTGTATGTATGTTGCCAGCTCATGCGCTACAGGCGCCTCGTGGTGGAAATTATCCCAGCCATTATGTTTCTCATGAAGTTGCTCCAGTAGCGCATCTATGTTGATGGCTCTATCGCTCTCTGAGCGAAATGAGTTTCCACCCACAATCTGGAAAAACTGCTCTCCCAATTCGTACTTCTCGCGGTGAAGGTTGGTGTTGTAGCCTTCGAGTATGAGACCAATCTTGTACTTCGGCTCGCTTCGACAGTTTTCCCAAACCGTAGGGGCGATGACGGAGATGTTTTTCCGCACCTGAGGGTCTGTGTCCAGAGCGACATATATTCCAAACATGGTGCGCAGAATGCTTGCCAGATGATGGCTTGCGAGGTCCTTAATGTTGCTCTCGATTGCTTTTTGTGTAGCTAGATCAATTGGTGAGGTATGTCTTCTTAGATTGCCAATGAATGCCTGCACCCGTAGTGCAGCTTCGGTGGGGCGATCCTCTAAGACGTCTTGTATACATGTCTGGAGCCATCCAAGTAATTCGAACGCGTTTATTGAATAATTGGTCGGATGAGATATTCCAATATCGTTTCTCATCTCCAGTATGTGCTTTAGCTTCTTGTAGGTCGTATCCGAGATCAATTCTAGTTTTCGACATGTATCTAAGAGTACGACATCCTTGAGGGCTGC
This genomic stretch from Candidatus Hydrogenedentota bacterium harbors:
- a CDS encoding DUF4062 domain-containing protein, with product MIPNIFISSTIADLQHLREALKDTVEELAYRPVLSEFGGIGYLPQASAEDSCYLAMRDCQIAVLIVGKRYGSVSANGRSVTHNEFLTSREQTIPVVCLVDREVLTYKKVYDATEDKAQVANFPGMELPNKTFSLIQEIMDAPANNAILPFDSVADARSLLKTQLAHVFGDLLRSKFDPVKAEIKDVLSEVMTLRQEMKNKDMDPQPFLRATRFLLDDSNDQLRNFVEGINGSVEVAVPLLLQCPTFEDYLAKTLTELAIIESTEPFSRLKVSNDLTCGAAYVLDGGAAGETRLVARWNLLRGKRAEMNSAAKQDFDFKYERLRLAAGV